The window ATTAAACCCTCACGCTGTGTATTTCTTATGTATTTAAGATTATCATAGTGTAATTGCGAATGTAGTTCTCCCTGTAAATGGAATTCCAATTCGGGTAAATCACTAAAATCATCGACCAAAATGATTTCCTTTAAGAGCCAAGAGGGAGTACGTTCTATAATGGTATTTATGGAACGAAATAAAGTCATTTTGTGTTCATTATAGAAACACATAATAATGGATGCTGTGGGCAGTGTTTCGGTTTCTAGGGTGGGTGTACGGGGACACACTTTATGGCGGGTATCGGGTATGGAGCGCATAAGACCAATATTGTTAGAAACTAAGGCATTAAAAGCATGATGTTTATAGCCAATATCACGCACATACTTGTCCTGTTTATTCCTAACGACACCCAAACCATTAATGGCCTCATCCGACCCCATCAAGCCGGACAGAGAATCTGTGGCTGCTTCTAGTTTTTcacttaaacattttgtttgcacTCTATTTTCATAGAGCAAAAGCGGATTAGTACTCGCATGCTCTTTGCTAGACCAGCCGCCTTTTTCAATGTCACTCCTTAACAGGTACAGGTAAATTAAAAGCGACACCAAACCAAATAATACTAAATATGTTTCCAATGTAAAGGTTTTACAAATTCTACGTTTTAGCtgcatttttaaatacaattcgtGGCACTTTTTTATGACGTTATATTAGAAAtactattttgttaattatattttaacctaatttatgtttattcaaagattttgcaataattttgtgcattttaattaaaacactaATTGAAAcccgttgtttttgtttacgttttcaataatttaataaacaagacAACAAGGATGCCATATAAGCAAAAAATCTaagcaaattttttttgcaaacttaTGGGCAGCCttgttaacaaaagtttttcttcaaaaaatatatgGCAATACTGGCCGACGACGCCGTTAATATTAGTCGGCGCAGGACACACGCTTCATTTTTGGCAAATTGTTGCGCCAATGTagattgttaagaaaatttgcaaatttgatttaaatttaaataaaacaaacagaaaatggAAGCTATTAATGCTAATAAACAAGAACCGCAACTTAATTTAggtaagtttgttaaaaaattttcataaaaaagtaattttcttatgtttcaacaaaaaaaccaaTTCCAGACACTAATGCCCGccgaaattttgtaaaatttttacaaaaacagggtgaagtaagtttgaaatttacaaaatctccTTTCTCttagtattaaataaacattttccttAACCAGAAACCTGTCACTACCGTGCGTTTTTTCGATCGCACTGATTCCTATTCCGTTCACGGCCCCGAAGATTCCGACTTAATTTCTCGTTTAGTTTATAAATCTACCGCCTATATAAGACAGCTTTTAGCTGATGATGGACAGCCTACACCCTATGTTATGCTTTCGAAGACAAATTTCGAATTGGCCGTTCGAGAGTTATTGCTAGTGCGTAATTATCGTGTAGAAGTCTATGTACGCCGTTCTACGGGCGGTGAGTGGCAGTTAGAGTATCGCGGTTCGCCGGGTAATCTTCTGCAGTTCGAGGATATTCTCTTCTCCAATAAGGAGATATTGGTGGGCAATAGCATTTTGTCTTTGCAATTGCGTGTGCAAAATAATCAGCGTAATGTGGGTGTAGCTTCGGTGGATCAGAATGATTGTCTTTTTCAAGTGTTGGAGTTTCTGGACGATGATTTTTTCACTGAATTGGAAGCTACGGTGGTGCTATTGGGTCCCAAGGAGTGTTTGCTGCCTCAACAGGATGGAGAGGTGAGTATGAAAGAGTTTTCAGTGAAAGTGAAACTTTCATTGGAGCTGCAGTAGCAAGTTAAGAGCAATGAAAATTTCCAATTGGAATTTAGTATTAAGCAAGAGTTTTGCTAttgaaaatactaaataatCTGACCAGAAAGAATACCAAATTTACATAGTAACCTTTTTACGCTGGTTTCAGTATGAAGCTGTTAAAAATCTCTTAGAACGTAATGGCATTATGGTTACGGTGCCACCAAAATCTGCCAACACCGAGAAAAATGATTTAATACAAGATCTTAATCATTTACTACGTTTTGCCAAAGGTCAACAAGAAGATGCCACCGGTATGCCTGAACTACAGCTTAACATAGCCATGGAGGCGTTAAGAGTAGCCATAAAGTATACAGACCTTGTCAATGATGCCGGAAATTTGGGTCACtatcaaataaaacaattaaatctgAAAAGGTAAAcatgtttttcaattatttagaaaagtaaaaacttaataaatccCACAATCTCTCTTAGATTTGTTCATTTAGATGCAGCAGCCGTTAGTGCCCTTAATATACTGCCCAAACCAGGTACACATTTTTCCTCACCCTCCTATAGGTGGCAAAGTGTTTTAGGAGTACTTGATCATTGTCGCACTGCACAAGGTCATCGTTTAATGGCTCAATGGGTTAAGCAACCTTTAAGAAGTCAGGAAATATTAAATGATCGTCATAATATTGTACAATGTTTCCTCGAATCACCCACCACCCTAAATTCTTTGCATGAAGAATTCCTAAAACGTATACCCGACGTATTAATGCTCACCAAAAAGTTATTACGTCAAAAGGCCAATTTACAAGATATCTTTCGCATTTACCAGGTCATGTTGCGTACACCGAAAATTGTAAATGCTCTACTCGCTTTGGAAAATGCCACCGTTAAAAGTGTTTTATGTGATCCCCTCAAAAGTTATCTAGAAGATCTATCGGGACTCAAACAAATGGTAGAACAAGTAATGGACTTTGATGCCATAGAAACGGGTGAATATTTGGTAAAAGCTTCCTTTGATTCGGAACTACTCGAAATGAAAGAAAGAATGTCCAAGTTACTGCACAAAATGGAAAAGCTTCAAGAAAAGGCTGGCCAAGAGTTAGATTTggataaaaatcaaaatgtaaaaCTATTAAATGTCTCACATGTCGGTTATCATTTTCGCATTACCCTAAGAGATGATAGTGTATTGCGTaagaataaaaactataaaataattgaTGTTGTTAAGGGTGGCATACGTTTTACGTCGGAAAAATTAACCGAAATTAATGATGAATTTGTTACGTTACGCACGCGCTACGAAGAGCAACAGAAAAATATTGTGGAGGAAATCGTTAAGGTAGCTGTAGGTTATGCTGCTCCCTTGACAAGTCTTAACAATGAATTTGCTCAATTGGATTGTTTGGTTAGTTTTGCCATAGCTGCTCAAACGGCTCCCACACCCTATATAAGACCCAAGATTTTGCCAGAAGGTGCCGGAGAATTGGTGTTAAAAGATATTCGTCATCCTTGTCTGGAATTGCAAGAGCATATTACCTTCATAGCCAATAATGTGGAGTTTAGAAAAGGTCagttatttttcaaaacaaactatGTACTACTCATActtatttcttattaatttccAGATAAAtgtaatatgtttattattactGGTCCCAATATGGGTGGCAAATCCACCTATATACGTTCGGTGGGTACGGCCGTTTTAATGGCTCATGTTGGCTCGTTTGTTCCTTGTTCAGAGGCCACTATATCTATGGTTGATTCCATATTGGGTCGTGTGGGTGCCAGTGATAATATTATTAAGGGTTTGAGTACTTTTATGGTGGAAATGATTGAAACTTCAGG of the Lucilia cuprina isolate Lc7/37 chromosome 2, ASM2204524v1, whole genome shotgun sequence genome contains:
- the LOC111677682 gene encoding DNA mismatch repair protein spellchecker 1, which translates into the protein MEAINANKQEPQLNLDTNARRNFVKFLQKQGEKPVTTVRFFDRTDSYSVHGPEDSDLISRLVYKSTAYIRQLLADDGQPTPYVMLSKTNFELAVRELLLVRNYRVEVYVRRSTGGEWQLEYRGSPGNLLQFEDILFSNKEILVGNSILSLQLRVQNNQRNVGVASVDQNDCLFQVLEFLDDDFFTELEATVVLLGPKECLLPQQDGEYEAVKNLLERNGIMVTVPPKSANTEKNDLIQDLNHLLRFAKGQQEDATGMPELQLNIAMEALRVAIKYTDLVNDAGNLGHYQIKQLNLKRFVHLDAAAVSALNILPKPGTHFSSPSYRWQSVLGVLDHCRTAQGHRLMAQWVKQPLRSQEILNDRHNIVQCFLESPTTLNSLHEEFLKRIPDVLMLTKKLLRQKANLQDIFRIYQVMLRTPKIVNALLALENATVKSVLCDPLKSYLEDLSGLKQMVEQVMDFDAIETGEYLVKASFDSELLEMKERMSKLLHKMEKLQEKAGQELDLDKNQNVKLLNVSHVGYHFRITLRDDSVLRKNKNYKIIDVVKGGIRFTSEKLTEINDEFVTLRTRYEEQQKNIVEEIVKVAVGYAAPLTSLNNEFAQLDCLVSFAIAAQTAPTPYIRPKILPEGAGELVLKDIRHPCLELQEHITFIANNVEFRKDKCNMFIITGPNMGGKSTYIRSVGTAVLMAHVGSFVPCSEATISMVDSILGRVGASDNIIKGLSTFMVEMIETSGIIRSATDKSLVIIDELGRGTSTYEGCGIAWSIAE